In Toxoplasma gondii ME49 chromosome X, whole genome shotgun sequence, a single genomic region encodes these proteins:
- a CDS encoding WWE domain-containing protein (encoded by transcript TGME49_215440) — MASPVSFFNASSTSSPSLVGWRSLSHPESSGDAELAFPPDPARVPGVWQWQSEAGWHCFSRSQCEALEAGWAAGQAVVHLRVGPWSYRIDLNNMLQQNTATRRMRHIRRSSQSAALWFRENADGTATRYDPQVEASLEAKHCDWTEQTTGSADGALSQSVSSTTTWESSDGCSYVADVERMTETCMATGAVRKICRCVLRPSDRPNEVPVPNRPGTTFPSLTVGIGESGTCKCAGNLRVVDPKDLADVLLPVEKEEVVDDVCAICLDPLEVPQLPKTSASAAVGTSGYLEESKEVVKLKKCSHMYHRGCVVVYVSRAGRGGFACPTCSTVQCTGNGPSPAGTMKWQIDQTPSLGGYSDSGTIYVEYDLPSGIQSARHARPGSPFAGTRRSAYLPDTIEGREILSLLIHAFVKGHTFTVGTSLTTGRSDVVVWNGIHHKTNRSGGPTGYGYPDASYFDRVFTELEAKGVTRELLSTSSANATPQSSSSRKGGPEENGKNESKADTTSALRYNGCREVPRSAAGQVPADSDIGDLSRKSRGRDSAEGSGESFSSTYARHRNGGAAPGRTSRRGRRAMRGVSCCGLSTAVSVRTPPLRRGLEPARRVTCYSVDETPGNSFPVSQAPAEPRVQSSEESGSRAVTCSSRNSRSRRESHKHVRSHAGDVESGGAGFHEEARFSSKREERTVGTGDALTHGELDEEDRGFKGLESNGLAELTATEADKALKRCRSNDILCARGENFRTHRGYVESREASRKTE, encoded by the exons ATGGCGTCTCCGGTGTCGTTTTTTAACGCATCCTCtacctcttcgccttctttggTGGGGTGGCGTTCTTTGTCACATCCAGAATCTTCAGGAGATGCAGAGCTTGCTTTTCCCCCGGACCCGGCACGGGTCCCAGGCGTCTGGCAATGGCAGAGCGAGGCGGGCTGGCATTGCTTCAGTCGAAGCCAGTGCGAGGCACTCGAGGCCGGTTGGGCTGCTGGACAAGCTGTC GTGCACCTTCGAGTCGGGCCCTGGTCGTACCGCATCGACTTGAACAACATGCTCCAGCAGAACACTGCGACCCGCCGCATGCGGCACATTCGGCGGAGTTCCCAAAGCGCCGCACTGTGGTTTCGTGAAAACGCAGATGGGACTGCGACCAG ATATGACCCTCAAGTTGAGGCATCCTTGGAGGCCAAGCACTGTGACTGGACTGAGCAGACAACGGGAAGTGCCGATGGAGCGTTGAGTCAAAGTGTCTCTTCGACTACTACGTGGGAGAGCAGCGACGGGTGCAGTTACGTTGCAGATGTGGAACGAATGACCGAAACGTGTATGGCGACAGGTGCCGTGAGGAAA ATCTGCCGGTGTGTCTTGAGACCGAGCGATCGACCGAACGAAGTCCCGGTGCCTAATAGACCAGGCACAACTTTCCCCTCTCTCACAGTGGGGATAGGTGAAAGTGGCACATGCAAGTGCGCAGGCAACTTGCGAGTCGTCGACCCCAAGGATCTCGCTGACGTTCTCCTCCCTGTAGAAAAAGAGG AGGTCGTGGACGATGTCTGCGCCATCTGTCTGGACCCTCTAGAAGTTCCGCAACTTCCCAAGACGAGTGCGAGTGCCGCTGTTGGAACGTCTGGATACTTGGAGGAGTCGAAGGAGGTCGTAAAACTGAAGAAATGCAGCCACATGTACCACCGTGGGTGTGTCGTGGTGTATGTGTCCCGAGCTGGCAGAGGCGGTTTCGCATGTCCCACATGCAGCACGGTGCAGTGCACAGGCAACGGGCCGTCGCCGGCAG GAACGATGAAGTGGCAAATCGACCAAACGCCGAGCCTCGGGGGCTACAGCGACAGCGGGACCATTTACGTGGAGTACGACCTGCCGAGCGGCATTCAGTCTGCGAGACATGCGCGACCCGGGAGTCCGTTTGCGGGAACACGACGCTCTGCATATTTGCCTGACACGATCGAAGGCCGCGAGATTCTCTCCCTCCTGATTCATGCATTTGTGAAG GGACACACGTTCACAGTTGGCACGAGCCTGACGACAGGACGATCCGATGTGGTCGTGTGGAATGGCATTCACCACAAAACAAATCGTTCTGGAG GCCCTACAGGGTATGGATATCCGGACGCGTCCTATTTCGACCGCGTTTTCACCGAGCTTGAGGCAAAGGGTGTGACCCGGGAGCTTCTGTCGACTTCCTCTGCCAACGCCACTCCTCAGTCTTCTTCAAGCCGTAAGGGGGGTCCCGAAGAAAACGGCAAAAACGAGAGTAAAGCGGACACGACATCCGCTCTCAGATATAACGGCTGCAGAGAAGTGCCTAGGTCTGCAGCAGGACAGGTGCCCGCAGATTCCGACATTGGCGACCTGTCTCGCAAGTCCcgcggaagagacagtgCCGAAGGGTCGGGGGAATCGTTCTCCTCCACCTATGCGCGACATCGCAACGGAGGCGCCGCGCCAGGTAGGACCTCAAGACGTGGTAGACGAGCTATGAGGGGGGTATCGTGCTGCGGTCTTTCTACTGCTGTTTCGGTGCGCACACCCCCCTTGAGGCGCGGGCTGGAGCCGGCGAGAAGGGTGACGTGCTATTCAGTCGACGAGACGCCAGGGAACAGTTTTCCAGTTTCGCAGGCACCAGCTGAACCGCGCGTGCAGTCCAGTGAAGAGAGCGGAAGTCGGGCCGTGACATGCAGTTCACGAAATAGCCGGAGCAGGAGGGAGAGCCACAAGCATGTGCGGTCACACGCGGGAGACGTGGAAAGTGGAGGAGCTGGGTTTCACGAAGAAGCACGCTTCTCGTCaaaacgcgaggaaagaacggTGGGAACTGGCGATGCTTTGACTCACGGGGAgctcgacgaggaagacagggGATTCAAGGGCCTAGAATCAAACGGCCTTGCTGAACTGACGGCGACT